A DNA window from Vanacampus margaritifer isolate UIUO_Vmar chromosome 19, RoL_Vmar_1.0, whole genome shotgun sequence contains the following coding sequences:
- the gareml gene encoding GRB2-associated and regulator of MAPK protein 2 isoform X2, with translation MGLERKFKLLDEDRDIRDPVQYFSSVEEVAGAFPDRVFVTETIAFSVKVVSGEFSEDSEPYSFTLQAGDELSLMGKAELLCATPNKEKTGLSALLRRLGKTPRSKTPCLVCMNHRTNQSVSLPFACRGRFCTRSPLEQGMLGGEHTVRSIIERVRLPVNVSVPSRPPRNPYDRHAVREGHRFKLLNIVSKTVVLCMVLRQQEVSPSHFLLLRCMPRFNVAEASARAAALESLLLRYAFDPDAYSRAVRETRPELECMTEECASPRRSRACVSAQDPLAPALRQLSMCSYGGEVSDSLSQRCGDSLGIRLGEGPGEEREYVTPEWTEAEMRTSEEIPYEELWTNQNADGLGKEPNLISFHSSSSLDGSLGTVVTTVAIPPPIPPKSDAVREECRYLIAPPVPPRGSKLGSISSPAPSPPVPPRFARASSTSPRPNLSFYSSGLQDSCSHSPDTSLYCYPCSWADCPAPNPEPSSTIPADAPANPQTAQATWAEPWSDCFAAGPRLRPPPPQSRFAPFGALNPFNRQSPCPSPEPADVPETSRGAEGGGTSDGDPAWRPPADLSALSLEEVSACLRFIGLSEAAVSVFQRERIDGSLLVQLTEDILSHDFHLSRLHVTKITQFIQGWRPKI, from the exons ATGGGCCTTGAAA GAAAGTTCAAATTGTTGGATGAAGACAGAGACATCAGGGATCCCGTCCAGTATTTCTCCAGCGTGGAAGAGGTTGCCGGAGCGTTCCCCGACCGAGTCTTTGTCACGGAAACAATCGCTTTCAGCGTCAAG GTGGTTTCAGGGGAGTTCAGCGAGGACAGCGAGCCCTACAGCTTCACGCTGCAGGCTGGAGATGAGCTGTCTCTCATGGGGAAGGCGGAGCTTCTCTGTGCCACGCCCAACAAGGAAAAGACAGGATTGAGTGCATTGTTGAGACGGCTGGGAAAGACTCCCAGAA GTAAAACTCCCTGCCTGGTGTGTATGAACCATCGCACCAATCAGAGCGTCAGCTTGCCCTTCGCCTGCCGCGGCCGCTTTTGCACACGCTCCCCATTGGAACAAGGCATGCTGGGCGGGGAGCACACGGTGCGCAGCATCATCGAGCGGGTCCGCCTCCCCGTCAACGTGTCGGTGCCGTCCCGCCCCCCGCGAAACCCGTACGACCGGCACGCGGTCCGAGAAGGCCACCGCTTCAAGCTGCTCAACATCGTCAGCAAGACGGTGGTCCTCTGCATGGTCCTCCGCCAGCAGGAAGTGTCGCCCTCCCACTTCCTGCTGCTGCGCTGCATGCCTCGCTTCAACGTGGCCGAGGCCTCGGCGCGCGCGGCGGCGCTGGAGAGCCTGCTTTTGCGCTACGCCTTCGACCCCGACGCCTACTCGCGAGCCGTGAGGGAAACCCGGCCCGAGTTGGAGTGTATGACTGAAGAGTGCGCCAGCCCGCGGCGCTCGCGCGCGTGCGTGTCGGCGCAGGACCCGTTGGCGCCGGCGCTGCGGCAGCTGTCGATGTGCAGCTACGGGGGCGAGGTCTCGGACAGCCTATCGCAGCGCTGCGGGGACTCCCTCGGGATCCGGCTCGGGGAGGGACCAGGTGAGGAACGGGAGTATGTGACGCCTGAGTGGACCGAGGCTGAAATGAGGACCAGTGAGGAGATACCTTACGAGGAGCTTTGGACCAATCAGAACGCGGACGGCCTCGGGAAGGAACCGAACCTCATTTCCTTCCATTCTTCCTCCTCGCTGGATGGCTCCCTGGGCACCGTGGTGACAACAGTGGCTATTCCGCCGCCCATACCTCCAAAATCGGATGCT GTGCGAGAGGAGTGTCGCTACTTGATTGCCCCTCCGGTGCCCCCTCGCGGCTCCAAACTGGGCTCCATCTCCAGCCCCGCCCCCAGCCCTCCCGTCCCCCCTCGCTTCGCCAGGGCCTCCTCCACCTCCCCGAGACCGAATCTTTCCTTCTACTCCTCAGGACTGCAGGACAG CTGCTCACACTCTCCAGATACGTCCCTCTACTGTTACCCGTGTTCCTGGGCCGACTGCCCCGCCCCCAACCCCGAGCCGTCCTCGACCATCCCCGCCGACGCCCCGGCCAACCCTCAGACGGCGCAAGCCACCTGGGCCGAGCCGTGGTCGGACTGCTTCGCCGCCGGGCCCCGGCTGCGACCTCCGCCCCCGCAAAGTCGCTTTGCGCCTTTCGGCGCTTTGAACCCTTTCAACCGCCAGTCTCCTTGCCCGTCGCCCGAGCCGGCCGACGTTCCCGAAACCTCCAGAGGGGCGGAGGGAGGCGGGACGAGCGACGGCGACCCCGCCTGGCGTCCTCCCGCCGACTTGTCGGCGCTGTCGTTGGAGGAGGTGTCGGCCTGCCTGCGCTTCATCGGCCTGTCGGAGGCGGCGGTGTCGGTGTTCCAGAGGGAGCGAATCGACGGCAGCCTTTTGGTTCAGCTGACCGAGGACATCCTGTCACATGACTTTCACCTGAGCCGACTCCACGTCACCAAGATCACGCAGTTCATACAAGGGTGGAGGCCCAAGATCTAA
- the atp5mj gene encoding ATP synthase F(0) complex subunit j, mitochondrial: MAGRMFAAWWAKMSPYYGKAYTEVWVGVGIMACLYYKLSYGGKKEVKDKPAH; encoded by the exons ATGGCTGGACGCATGTTTGCAGCTTGGTGGGCGAAAATGAGCCCTTACTACGGCAAGGCGTATACAGAGGTGTGGGTGGGTGTCGGCATCATGGCGTGCCTCTACTACAAACTGTCCTACGGAG GCAAGAAAGAAGTGAAGGACA AGCCAGCTCATTAG
- the gareml gene encoding GRB2-associated and regulator of MAPK protein 2 isoform X1, with protein sequence MEKLSASLSEISWSPLALPLDAVVSKFRLPTLVRLAHGECVEGLSEEDVVLLHSCRQWTTVTAHSLEEGHYVIGPKIDIPLQYQGKFKLLDEDRDIRDPVQYFSSVEEVAGAFPDRVFVTETIAFSVKVVSGEFSEDSEPYSFTLQAGDELSLMGKAELLCATPNKEKTGLSALLRRLGKTPRSKTPCLVCMNHRTNQSVSLPFACRGRFCTRSPLEQGMLGGEHTVRSIIERVRLPVNVSVPSRPPRNPYDRHAVREGHRFKLLNIVSKTVVLCMVLRQQEVSPSHFLLLRCMPRFNVAEASARAAALESLLLRYAFDPDAYSRAVRETRPELECMTEECASPRRSRACVSAQDPLAPALRQLSMCSYGGEVSDSLSQRCGDSLGIRLGEGPGEEREYVTPEWTEAEMRTSEEIPYEELWTNQNADGLGKEPNLISFHSSSSLDGSLGTVVTTVAIPPPIPPKSDAVREECRYLIAPPVPPRGSKLGSISSPAPSPPVPPRFARASSTSPRPNLSFYSSGLQDSCSHSPDTSLYCYPCSWADCPAPNPEPSSTIPADAPANPQTAQATWAEPWSDCFAAGPRLRPPPPQSRFAPFGALNPFNRQSPCPSPEPADVPETSRGAEGGGTSDGDPAWRPPADLSALSLEEVSACLRFIGLSEAAVSVFQRERIDGSLLVQLTEDILSHDFHLSRLHVTKITQFIQGWRPKI encoded by the exons ATGGAGAAGTTGTCGGCGAGCCTGTCGGAGATCTCCTGGAGCCCGCTCGCGCTGCCGTTGGACGCGGTGGTCAGCAAGTTCCGTCTGCCCACCCTGGTCCGCCTGGCACACG GTGAATGTGTTGAGGGTCTGTCAGAGGAGGATGTGGTTCTCCTCCACTCATGTCGCCAGTGGACAACAGTGACCGCTCATAGCTTAGAAGAAGGCCATTACGTCATTGGGCCCAAGATTGACATCCCTCTACAATACCAAG GAAAGTTCAAATTGTTGGATGAAGACAGAGACATCAGGGATCCCGTCCAGTATTTCTCCAGCGTGGAAGAGGTTGCCGGAGCGTTCCCCGACCGAGTCTTTGTCACGGAAACAATCGCTTTCAGCGTCAAG GTGGTTTCAGGGGAGTTCAGCGAGGACAGCGAGCCCTACAGCTTCACGCTGCAGGCTGGAGATGAGCTGTCTCTCATGGGGAAGGCGGAGCTTCTCTGTGCCACGCCCAACAAGGAAAAGACAGGATTGAGTGCATTGTTGAGACGGCTGGGAAAGACTCCCAGAA GTAAAACTCCCTGCCTGGTGTGTATGAACCATCGCACCAATCAGAGCGTCAGCTTGCCCTTCGCCTGCCGCGGCCGCTTTTGCACACGCTCCCCATTGGAACAAGGCATGCTGGGCGGGGAGCACACGGTGCGCAGCATCATCGAGCGGGTCCGCCTCCCCGTCAACGTGTCGGTGCCGTCCCGCCCCCCGCGAAACCCGTACGACCGGCACGCGGTCCGAGAAGGCCACCGCTTCAAGCTGCTCAACATCGTCAGCAAGACGGTGGTCCTCTGCATGGTCCTCCGCCAGCAGGAAGTGTCGCCCTCCCACTTCCTGCTGCTGCGCTGCATGCCTCGCTTCAACGTGGCCGAGGCCTCGGCGCGCGCGGCGGCGCTGGAGAGCCTGCTTTTGCGCTACGCCTTCGACCCCGACGCCTACTCGCGAGCCGTGAGGGAAACCCGGCCCGAGTTGGAGTGTATGACTGAAGAGTGCGCCAGCCCGCGGCGCTCGCGCGCGTGCGTGTCGGCGCAGGACCCGTTGGCGCCGGCGCTGCGGCAGCTGTCGATGTGCAGCTACGGGGGCGAGGTCTCGGACAGCCTATCGCAGCGCTGCGGGGACTCCCTCGGGATCCGGCTCGGGGAGGGACCAGGTGAGGAACGGGAGTATGTGACGCCTGAGTGGACCGAGGCTGAAATGAGGACCAGTGAGGAGATACCTTACGAGGAGCTTTGGACCAATCAGAACGCGGACGGCCTCGGGAAGGAACCGAACCTCATTTCCTTCCATTCTTCCTCCTCGCTGGATGGCTCCCTGGGCACCGTGGTGACAACAGTGGCTATTCCGCCGCCCATACCTCCAAAATCGGATGCT GTGCGAGAGGAGTGTCGCTACTTGATTGCCCCTCCGGTGCCCCCTCGCGGCTCCAAACTGGGCTCCATCTCCAGCCCCGCCCCCAGCCCTCCCGTCCCCCCTCGCTTCGCCAGGGCCTCCTCCACCTCCCCGAGACCGAATCTTTCCTTCTACTCCTCAGGACTGCAGGACAG CTGCTCACACTCTCCAGATACGTCCCTCTACTGTTACCCGTGTTCCTGGGCCGACTGCCCCGCCCCCAACCCCGAGCCGTCCTCGACCATCCCCGCCGACGCCCCGGCCAACCCTCAGACGGCGCAAGCCACCTGGGCCGAGCCGTGGTCGGACTGCTTCGCCGCCGGGCCCCGGCTGCGACCTCCGCCCCCGCAAAGTCGCTTTGCGCCTTTCGGCGCTTTGAACCCTTTCAACCGCCAGTCTCCTTGCCCGTCGCCCGAGCCGGCCGACGTTCCCGAAACCTCCAGAGGGGCGGAGGGAGGCGGGACGAGCGACGGCGACCCCGCCTGGCGTCCTCCCGCCGACTTGTCGGCGCTGTCGTTGGAGGAGGTGTCGGCCTGCCTGCGCTTCATCGGCCTGTCGGAGGCGGCGGTGTCGGTGTTCCAGAGGGAGCGAATCGACGGCAGCCTTTTGGTTCAGCTGACCGAGGACATCCTGTCACATGACTTTCACCTGAGCCGACTCCACGTCACCAAGATCACGCAGTTCATACAAGGGTGGAGGCCCAAGATCTAA